The following proteins are encoded in a genomic region of Dasypus novemcinctus isolate mDasNov1 chromosome 21, mDasNov1.1.hap2, whole genome shotgun sequence:
- the LOC131274900 gene encoding zinc finger protein 596-like, whose translation MSFTQKVKKLYFSSLFGKSLRDKSSSNLQKQNHQRRKSYECHLCGKAFHRCFDLRQHKKAHTGEKPYKCHVCGKSYAYSSGLRQHERTHTGEKPYEYLICGKAFTISSVLRKHKRTHTDEKPYECHICGKAFTSYVFRRHESTHSRDKPHNCLSCRKAFCYCSGLKEHKRSHTREKHYECHTCGKAFNSFTFLRKHERSHREKPSECHVYGKAFTYFSAQRKHERTHTGEKPYECHLCGKVFHHCFSLKEHGRSHTGEKPYECLICEKAFTWSSVLRRHERTHTGEKPYECLVCRKAFTHSSALRRHEKYHTGKIL comes from the coding sequence ATGTCTTTTACTCAAAAGGTCAAGAAACTCTACTTCAGCAGTCTATTTGGAAAATCTCTCCGTGACAAGTCATCTTCTAATCTACAAAAGCAAaatcaccaaagaagaaaatcatatgaatgtcatctatgtgggaaagccttccatAGATGTTTTGACCTGAGGCAGCATAAGAAggctcacactggagagaaaccctacaaATGCCATGTATGTGGGAAATCCTATGCTTACTCGTCTGGTCTGAGacaacatgagaggactcacactggagagaaaccgtATGAATATCTtatatgtggaaaagccttcaccaTCTCTTCTGTCCTGAGAAAACATAAGAGGACTCATACTgatgagaaaccctatgaatgtcatatatgtggaaaagccttcacctCTTATGTCTTCAGAAGACATGAGAGTACTCACAGTAGAGACAAACCACATAACTGTCTCTCATGTAGGAAAGCCTTCTGTTATTGTTCTGGCCTGAAAGAACACAAGAGAAGTCATACTAGAGAGAAACACTATGAATGTCATacatgtgggaaagccttcaactCATTTACTTTCCTGAGAAAACATGAGAGGtcacacagagagaaacccaGTGAATGTCATGTATATGGGAAAGCCTTCACCTATTTTTCTGCCCAGAGAaaacatgagaggactcacactggagagaaaccatatgaatgtcacCTATGTGGGAAAGTTTTCCATCATTGTTTTTCCCTGAAAGAACATGGGAGatctcacactggagaaaaaccatatgaatgtcTTATATGTGAGAAAGCTTTCACTTGGTCTTCTGTCTTGAgaagacatgaaagaactcacactggagagaaaccctatgaatgtcttGTATGTAGGAAAGCCTTTACTCATTCTTCTGCTCTTAGACGACATGAGAAATATCATACTGGAAAAATACTGTAG